Proteins from a single region of Azospira inquinata:
- a CDS encoding aldo/keto reductase, translated as MLEVTLNNGVRMPILGYGVFQIADAAECERCVVDAVQAGYRLIDTAASYKNEEAVGRGIKSCGVSREQLFITTKLWVEDAGYERTRAAIDKSLRRLGLEYLDLYLIHQPYSDVHGAWRAMEEAYKAGKLRAIGLSNFQPDRLMDIAAFNQITPAVNQIEVNPFLQQEESVDFMAGLGVQPEAWAPFAEGRNNLFQNEQLLAIANRYSKTVGQVVLRWLIQRGIVALAKSVRKERMLENLAVFDFELSPDDLSQIAQLETGTSSFFSHRDPAIVKWMSERRLDI; from the coding sequence ATGTTAGAAGTTACCCTGAACAATGGCGTCCGCATGCCCATCCTCGGGTACGGCGTATTCCAGATTGCTGATGCGGCCGAGTGCGAGCGCTGCGTCGTGGATGCCGTGCAGGCCGGTTACCGGCTGATTGATACTGCTGCCTCCTATAAGAACGAGGAAGCGGTCGGCCGAGGTATCAAGTCCTGTGGCGTGTCCCGGGAGCAACTCTTCATCACCACCAAACTGTGGGTGGAAGATGCAGGCTACGAACGTACCCGGGCCGCCATCGACAAGTCATTGCGCCGTCTTGGTCTGGAATATCTGGACCTCTACCTGATTCATCAACCCTATTCGGATGTGCACGGTGCCTGGCGAGCGATGGAAGAAGCCTACAAGGCGGGCAAGCTGCGCGCTATCGGGCTCAGCAATTTCCAGCCCGACCGGCTTATGGACATCGCGGCCTTCAATCAGATCACGCCTGCCGTAAATCAGATCGAGGTCAATCCCTTCCTCCAGCAGGAGGAAAGCGTGGATTTCATGGCCGGACTCGGCGTGCAGCCGGAAGCCTGGGCTCCCTTTGCTGAAGGACGGAACAATCTGTTCCAGAACGAGCAGTTGCTGGCCATTGCTAACAGGTACAGCAAGACGGTCGGCCAGGTGGTGCTGCGCTGGCTGATTCAACGGGGCATCGTGGCCTTGGCCAAGTCAGTCCGCAAGGAGCGCATGCTGGAAAACTTGGCGGTCTTCGACTTCGAACTCTCCCCGGATGACTTGAGCCAGATTGCCCAACTGGAAACCGGAACCAGCAGCTTTTTCTCCCACCGGGATCCGGCCATCGTCAAATGGATGAGTGAGCGGCGACTGGACATCTGA